CCGGCCGTCATGCTCAAGATCGAGGCCGTCCTCGCGGACACCTTCGGCGAGGCCCGGATCAAATCGGCCGAGCCTGCTTGTTCGCAGGGGACGACGCCGCGCACCATCCGCTATGTCGGGACGGCAGTCGGGTTGGCGGGGCTCATCGCCGATATCGCCGCTGCCGATGTCGCCGACGGCGTGGTAATCGTGTCGTTGCCGATGTCGGAGCCGCCGACCGCAGTGGTGCAGGAAACCCTCCCGTGGCTGGAGCAGCGCAACCTGATCGAGTCGGTCTCGAGTGTGAGCGTGTCTTAGGGTCGGCGATGTTCATCAGTAGCGGCAGGAAGCGATGAAAGTTCAGCAGGGCCTCACCGACTTCGATTGGGGCCTGGTAGCTTTCGTTGCACAATGGGCGCGGTACGGAGGACCTGAACCGGAGGAGGTCCTGCCGAGGTTCGGGATGAGCTGTGTCCGTATGCGCGAACACCTCGAACACATTCTGCAGTATGTGAGTCGCCATCCCATCCCGCTCAGCCCCGAGCAGAAGGACTCTGTCGCTCGGGCGCAGCGTTGGTTGGCAACGCTCGACGCAGCGTCGCCATACGGTGCCCCGGCCCGTCCCGAGTCGGTATCGGCAGACCCACTGGCGGCACCCGGCGCTCCGACCATGCAGCGGGGAGTATGGCGTTGGCGCTGACGCGCACCGGTACCCGTTCACCGATATCAAGGAGAGACCAATGTCCACGCTGGCCGAGTTGATCACGGAAACAGTCGAGTTCATCCGCACCGAGGTACTGCCGATCGACGATGCGCACGACGGGGACGTCGAGGCGGCCGGTGGTGAGAATCTGCGGATACGACTGCAGGCGAAGGCCCGGGAGCGGGGCCTGCTCACCCCGCACGCACCTGCCGAGTTCGGGGGCCACGGTCTGAACATGAGTGACCGTGCCCCGGTCTTCGAGGCGGCCGGCTACTCCCTGTTCGGGCCGATGGCCGTCAATGTCAACGCCCCCGACGAGGGCAACCTGCACCTCTTGGCGCATGTGGGAACCGCGTCGCAGCGTGAGCGGTACCTGCGCCCGTTGGCGGAGGGCCGGCACCGGTCGGCGTTCGCGATGACCGAACCCGCACCCGGCGCGGGCTCGGATCCCGGCGCGCTGCTGACCCGCGCGGAAAGGGCAGACGGTGGGTGGCTGATCAATGGCCGCAAGAGATTCATCACCGGAGCAGACGGCGCCGGATTCTTCATCATCATGGCCCGAACCAGTGGCGAGCCGGACAGCGCTCAGGGCGCCACCATGTTTCTTGCCCCGGCGAGTACCCCCGGGATCTCGATCGACCGGCATGTCAACACCATCGACCGCTCGATGCTGGGTGGCCATTGCGAGATGACGTTCACCGATGTCCGAGTCTCCGACGACGACGTCCTGGGTGAGGTCGACCAGGGATTCCGCTACGCACAGGTCCGCCTGGGGCCGGCGCGGATGACTCATGTGATGCGCTGGACGGGGGCCGCGCAGCGGGCGCATGAAACCGCGGTGGCCTATACCGCCGGTCGCCAGGCCTTCGGAGCACGATTGTCCGACCTGGGGATGGCTCAGCAGATGATCGCCGACAACGAGATCGACCTCGCAGCAACCCGTGCGCTGCTGCGTGAGGCGTGTGCAGAGTTGGATGCCGGGGGACGTGCCTCCAAAGCGACGTCCATTGCCAAGACCTTCGCAGCGGAGGCCCTGCACCGGGTCACCGACAGATCCGTGCAACTGTGCGGAGGACTGGGGGTCTCCAGCGACCTGCCGGTGGCGAAGATCGCGCGTGAACTCCGGCCGTTCCGAATCTATGACGGACCGTCCGAGGTGCACCGATGGTCCATCGCCAAACGCGCTGTCCGGCAGTACGGTTCGTGAAACGACTAATGCAGACGTGGGGAGACGAATGATGAGGTCCGCACTGATAACGGGCGCATCCCGCGGTATCGGCCGGGGTATCGCCATGGAACTGGCCGGCCAGGGCTTCGGCCTGACCGTCACCGCACGCCGGGAGCAGGATCTCAAGGACCTGGCGGCAGCGCTGAAGGACAATGGTGCACCCGAGGTCCATTATCGGACAGCAGATCTGGTCGATCGGGAAGCGTCGGCTGCTGTCGTGGCCGAACATCAACGGTGCTTCGGTACCCTCAACGCG
This region of Mycolicibacterium diernhoferi genomic DNA includes:
- a CDS encoding acyl-CoA dehydrogenase family protein, which produces MSTLAELITETVEFIRTEVLPIDDAHDGDVEAAGGENLRIRLQAKARERGLLTPHAPAEFGGHGLNMSDRAPVFEAAGYSLFGPMAVNVNAPDEGNLHLLAHVGTASQRERYLRPLAEGRHRSAFAMTEPAPGAGSDPGALLTRAERADGGWLINGRKRFITGADGAGFFIIMARTSGEPDSAQGATMFLAPASTPGISIDRHVNTIDRSMLGGHCEMTFTDVRVSDDDVLGEVDQGFRYAQVRLGPARMTHVMRWTGAAQRAHETAVAYTAGRQAFGARLSDLGMAQQMIADNEIDLAATRALLREACAELDAGGRASKATSIAKTFAAEALHRVTDRSVQLCGGLGVSSDLPVAKIARELRPFRIYDGPSEVHRWSIAKRAVRQYGS